Proteins encoded by one window of Rhodamnia argentea isolate NSW1041297 chromosome 6, ASM2092103v1, whole genome shotgun sequence:
- the LOC115728812 gene encoding SNAP25 homologous protein SNAP33-like, whose product MFGFRKSPANNLSKQNSVDTGANPFDSDTESDTKSTIKPSRRANSEPTLIVPDLGSNPFNDGNKGRRGASSSASSKSGSSAARDNYKNDFRESGGLENQSVQELENYAVYKAEETTSTVNNCLKIAEDIRGDATRTLDMLHKQGEQITRTHEMVATTEKDLSKGEKILGNLGGMFSMTWKPKKTREISGPVVTPDNSSKKSDKKQREQLGLAPVPKGKGTSHTPPPEPTNALQKVEVEKAKQDDALSDLSNILGDLKNMAVDMGGELDRQNKALDHLSDDVDELNSRVKGANQRTRRLLGK is encoded by the exons ATGTTTGGATTTCGTAAATCACCAGCAAATAATCTTTCCAAGCAAAACTCTGTGGACACAGGAGCAAATCCTTTTGATTCTGATACCGAATCTGACACCAAATCGACCATCAAACCTTCGAGGCGAGCAAACTCAGAACCCACGCTAATTGTGCCGGATCTTGGCAGCAATCCTTTCAATGATGGTAATAAGGGACGAAGAGGGGCTTCCTCCTCCGCATCCTCTAAATCCGGTTCATCAGCAGCACGTGATAACTATAAGAATGACTTCCGTGAATCGGGAGGGCTAGAGAATCAGAGCGTGCAAGAATTGGAGAACTATGCCGTGTACAAGGCGGAGGAGACCACAAGTACTGTCAACAACTGCCTTAAGATTGCTGAGGATATAAGAGGGGATGCCACGAGGACCCTCGACATGTTGCATAAACAGGGCGAGCAGATCACAAGGACCCATGAAATGGTTGCCACTACAGAGAAGGACTTGAGCAAG GGGGAAAAGATCTTAGGAAACCTTGGAGGAATGTTCTCCATGACTTGGAAGCCGAAGAAGACTCGAGAAATTTCAGGGCCTGTAGTTACACCAG ACAATTCATCTAAAAAGAGTGACAAGAAACAGAGAGAGCAGTTGGGCTTGGCTCCTGTGCCGAAAGGAAAAGGGACCAGTCATACGCCTCCACCTGAACCAACAAATGCATTGCAGAAAGTCGAG GTTGAGAAGGCAAAGCAAGATGATGCTTTATCGGATCTTAGCAATATCTTAGGTGACCTGAAGAATATGGCTGTTGACATGGGAGGCGAACTTGACAG GCAAAACAAAGCTCTCGACCATCTTAGTGACGATGTGGATGAGCTGAACTCTCGGGTGAAAGGCGCCAATCAACGTACTCGTCGTCTGCTTGGCAAATGA
- the LOC115728773 gene encoding probable inactive purple acid phosphatase 2: MIPLLIISLLSLIDPSTQSGPSLSISPKILSKSGDPIRIQWSGVDSPSSLDWLGIYSPPDSPHDLFIGYVFLSSDPAHLSSGSGSVSLPLPNLRSNYSFRIFRWSESEVDRTRLDHDHNPLPGTKHYLGASEEAGFEPGRGPEQVHLAYTDREDEMRVMFVAEDGGRRYVRYGEREGEMGELATARAGRYERDDMCDAPANDGVGWRDPGWTHDAVMRNLKGGVRYYYQVGSDSGGWSKTHSFMPRAKDSDETVAFLFGDMGTATPYTTFYRTQDESISTMKWILRDIEALGNRPSFVSHIGDISYARGYSWLWDHFFTQIEPVAAQIPYHVCIGNHEYDWPSQPWKPEWARTIYGTDGGGECGVPYSLRFNMPGNSSEPTGMKAPATRNLYYSFDMGVVHFLFMSTETNFLPGSKQYDFIKTDLESVDRKKTPFVIFQGHRPMYTTSYESYDRPIREKMMEHLEPLLVKNKVTLVLWGHVHRYERFCPINNFTCGSTNPAEDNWEALPIHLVIGMAGQDWQPIWQPRPDHLTDPIYPQPERSLYRGGEFGYTKLVATREKLVLSYVGNHDGEVHDTVEILASGQVLNSGVSGAEPKIEVPESFFSWFVKGASVLVLGAFVGYILGYISHARREAMSKRSWTPVKSDEV; encoded by the exons ATGGTCCGGCGTCGACTCCCCCTCCAGCCTCGACTGGCTCGGCATCTACTCCCCTCCCGACTCGCCCCACGACCTGTTCATCGGCTACGTCTTCCTCTCCTCCGACCCGGCCCACCTCTCCTCCGGGTCGGGATCCGTCTCCCTCCCCTTGCCCAACCTCCGGTCCAACTACTCCTTCCGGATCTTTCGGTGGTCCGAGTCCGAAGTCGACCGGACCCGGCTCGACCACGACCACAACCCCTTGCCGGGGACGAAGCACTACCTCGGCGCCTCCGAAGAAGCCGGGTTCGAGCCAGGCCGCGGCCCGGAGCAGGTCCACCTGGCGTACACGGATCGGGAGGACGAGATGCGGGTCATGTTCGTGGCTGAGGACGGCGGGCGGAGGTACGTGAGgtacggggagagagagggggagatgGGCGAGTTGGCGACGGCGCGTGCGGGGAGGTACGAGAGGGACGACATGTGCGACGCGCCCGCGAACGATGGCGTCGGGTGGAGGGATCCTGGGTGGACCCATGATGCGGTCATGAGGAATTTGAAGGGTGGGGTGAGGTATTATTATCAG GTTGGGAGTGACTCTGGTGGTTGGAGTAAAACGCACAGCTTTATGCCCAGGGCTAAAGACTCAGATGAAACGGTAGCCTTTCTATTCGGAGATATGGGAACTGCAACACCATACACGACATTCTACCGCACGCAAGATGAGAGCATATCGACCATGAAGTGGATTCTCCGCGACATTGAAGCTCTTGGGAACAGGCCCAGTTTCGTGTCTCACATTGGAGATATCAGCTATGCGAGAGGTTATTCTTGGTTGTGGGACCATTTCTTCACTCAGATCGAGCCCGTTGCTGCCCAAATTCCGTACCATGTGTGTATTGGCAATCATGAGTATGATTGGCCATCGCAACCTTGGAAGCCCGAATGGGCCCGAACCATATATGGAACAGACGGGGGCGGTGAATGCGGGGTACCTTACAGCCTTAGGTTCAACATGCCTGGCAATTCTTCGGAACCCACGGGAATGAAGGCCCCGGCCACCCGGAACCTCTACTATTCATTTGATATGGGAGTGGTCCACTTTCTTTTCATGTCTACTGAGACCAATTTTCTTCCTGGAAGCAAGCAGTACGATTTCATAAAGACTGATTTGGAATCGGTGGATCGGAAGAAGACCCCATTCGTGATATTTCAAGGGCATAGACCAATGTACACAACCAGCTACGAATCTTATGATAGGCCCATTAGGGAAAAAATGATGGAGCACTTAGAACCTTTGCTCGTGAAGAATAAAGTGACCCTTGTGCTGTGGGGCCACGTCCATAGATACGAAAGGTTTTGTCCGATTAATAACTTCACCTGTGGAAGCACAAATCCAGCCGAGGATAATTGGGAGGCACTGCCGATTCATCTCGTGATTGGAATGGCGGGCCAGGATTGGCAACCCATCTGGCAGCCCAGACCAGATCATCTGACCGATCCTATTTACCCGCAACCTGAAAGATCGTTGTACCGAGGGGGTGAGTTTGGGTACACTAAGCTGGTAGCTACAAGGGAGAAACTCGTGCTTTCTTATGTCGGAAATCACGATGGTGAGGTGCATGACACGGTGGAAATCCTGGCATCTGGACAGGTTCTTAACAGTGGTGTTAGTGGTGCTGAACCGAAGATAGAGGTGCCTGAATCCTTTTTCTCATGGTTTGTTAAAGGTGCGAGTGTGTTGGTGCTTGGAGCATTTGTGGGGTATATTCTTGGCTATATCTCACACGCCAGGAGAGAAGCTATGTCCAAAAGGAGCTGGACTCCTGTGAAGAGCGATGAAGTATGA